From a region of the Nonlabens dokdonensis DSW-6 genome:
- a CDS encoding response regulator, with translation MKNVKLKVLLIEDDAIEVMKLKRAIVKLELNHDLIEAKNGEEALKILKQDHIIPDVIFLDLNMPKINGLEFLKILKEDEVLKYIPTIILTTSNNRRDVLACYSTGVAGYIIKPLKYEDYVNKIKVTLDYWSMNELIKA, from the coding sequence GTGAAAAATGTCAAGTTAAAAGTATTACTTATTGAAGACGATGCGATCGAAGTTATGAAACTGAAGCGCGCTATTGTTAAGCTTGAATTAAATCACGATCTCATAGAAGCTAAGAATGGAGAAGAGGCCTTAAAAATCCTTAAACAAGATCATATTATACCAGATGTCATCTTTTTAGACCTGAATATGCCCAAAATTAATGGGCTAGAGTTTCTTAAAATTTTGAAAGAAGATGAAGTGTTGAAATATATCCCAACGATCATTTTAACTACTTCAAATAACCGTAGAGATGTGCTTGCATGTTACTCCACAGGTGTAGCAGGCTATATAATAAAGCCCCTTAAATATGAGGATTACGTTAATAAAATAAAGGTTACTTTAGACTATTGGTCGATGAATGAATTAATAAAAGCATAA
- a CDS encoding LytR/AlgR family response regulator transcription factor encodes MNCIIIDDEAAARTIMTHLCSQVENLDVIEEFPNALSAMKFLRKNDIDLIFLDLHMPDFSGFDFIETLRNPPKIVLTTSDRNFAIEAFEYDCIVDYLLKPITLPRFLKSIEKVQKKEVTPSLKKEIAPSSSGVSAPEKEMYVNIDRRLVKIEFEHIYLIEAKGDYVLIKTEHKNYTVHSTLKKIVEKLPESLFLKVHRSYIININKIIDIEDNSVLIEKNVIPISRSNRPELMRRLNLL; translated from the coding sequence TTGAATTGTATTATAATTGATGATGAGGCTGCAGCGAGAACTATCATGACTCATTTGTGCAGTCAGGTGGAAAACCTTGATGTAATCGAGGAGTTTCCTAATGCACTAAGTGCAATGAAGTTTCTAAGAAAAAATGATATTGATCTAATATTCTTAGATCTTCATATGCCTGATTTTAGCGGTTTTGACTTTATAGAAACACTGCGTAATCCACCTAAGATTGTTCTAACTACATCAGATAGAAATTTTGCGATTGAGGCTTTTGAATACGATTGTATTGTAGATTATCTACTCAAACCTATAACCTTACCTAGGTTTTTAAAATCTATTGAGAAAGTACAAAAGAAAGAGGTCACTCCATCTCTTAAAAAAGAAATAGCGCCGTCTTCAAGTGGTGTTTCTGCTCCAGAAAAGGAAATGTATGTCAATATTGATCGCAGGCTCGTCAAAATAGAATTTGAACATATTTACTTAATTGAGGCAAAAGGAGATTATGTTTTAATAAAAACAGAACACAAAAATTACACGGTTCATTCTACTCTCAAAAAAATAGTTGAAAAGTTACCAGAATCTTTATTCCTGAAAGTACACCGTTCTTATATAATTAACATCAATAAAATTATTGATATAGAGGATAATAGTGTGTTGATAGAAAAGAATGTGATTCCTATAAGCAGGTCTAACAGACCAGAATTAATGCGTAGGTTGAACTTACTTTAA
- a CDS encoding DUF4114 domain-containing protein, translating to MNKIILIVALLISFIAPSQNYQYLGTFSSDGTPDYLEPVDDVITGDFLQMVNNALPESYPVPDFNPQYISSGYDTDILLEDQADVWVTFVAEGAGYKNVLGFYTYDTSITNHPAPSASDITIIFPNVSAQWSGGGLLAGNKVHIGRFPAGTGIGWVLLANGFQNNQVTAGQWQVYSNEDYNPENDPSLRKHNVLLNDDVNERIILGFEDIRRDYASCDQDFNDAIFYITANPYTALKTINLTRPDASGSNTVSSGNNGGLESNGDLASLIAKRNLNRLKDNNQMSKKAAQSSFLVKSGTINSLDGYLPLTGQYGTENPQYSTPTDLLGITNANEVLAVDYYQQANRVAAVLATDTQNGVYDHSKAICDRLNNSTLDDVRTVTARGHQLLTSTIIRDNGSIEYSVSFSIKLGAVENDLYSYWSIDRYPAGDYNNYQIWGSSYAQVFHIVNHILDTYTAQKTLNSLTLNNLVPPVFVRNGYYENGKLHLEINNLNRLSSVLLDANLKQTEVAGLIPYSNSISLTGDYIQTVEVNTGGIFDAGVSLSTGPNEQIDALYLADGPWGTDYIDGEVMVNSFDITSTSSFPANDTYYVERNPTIQGNIKETLNLFRHLKAGDQLVDVSDYDQMSFEVSNSLPIEIVLITDEAIAWSARYRYTIPAHAMPANVTIDFDDFINPAGISSASDHFRSIVFSMSGDYNTFQPFDLSINDLKFQLNSTLSVDNASSINQAAVSNYPNPFVNTTTFQLAKESEKITLTLFDLSGRVVDVQNMTTEQGNLTARYSQASLRPGIYVYRITDDGNQSYSGKIVKE from the coding sequence ATGAATAAAATTATTTTAATTGTCGCGTTGTTGATAAGCTTTATTGCGCCATCTCAAAACTATCAATACCTAGGAACATTTAGTTCTGACGGGACACCAGATTATTTAGAACCAGTAGATGATGTGATTACTGGAGATTTTTTACAAATGGTGAATAATGCTCTTCCAGAAAGTTATCCTGTGCCAGATTTTAATCCACAGTACATTTCTTCTGGTTATGATACTGATATTCTACTAGAAGATCAGGCAGATGTCTGGGTAACCTTTGTTGCAGAAGGAGCTGGATATAAAAATGTATTAGGTTTTTACACTTATGATACCTCAATTACAAATCATCCAGCACCTAGTGCAAGCGACATAACAATCATTTTCCCAAATGTCTCTGCACAATGGAGTGGTGGTGGACTACTTGCTGGAAATAAGGTTCATATAGGCAGGTTTCCAGCAGGTACAGGAATAGGTTGGGTTCTTTTAGCTAACGGTTTTCAAAACAATCAAGTAACAGCAGGACAATGGCAAGTATACTCTAATGAGGACTATAATCCAGAAAATGATCCTTCTTTGAGAAAGCATAATGTTCTTTTGAATGATGATGTAAATGAGAGAATTATACTAGGTTTTGAAGATATACGTCGTGATTATGCCTCTTGTGATCAGGATTTTAATGATGCTATCTTTTACATCACGGCAAATCCTTATACTGCTTTAAAAACAATCAATTTAACTCGTCCAGATGCTTCTGGCTCTAACACGGTTTCTTCAGGAAATAATGGCGGTCTAGAAAGTAATGGAGACCTAGCTAGTTTAATTGCTAAGCGCAATTTAAATAGACTGAAGGATAATAACCAGATGTCTAAAAAAGCTGCTCAATCATCTTTTCTTGTAAAAAGTGGGACAATTAATAGTCTAGACGGTTATTTACCATTAACTGGTCAGTATGGAACAGAAAACCCTCAATATTCTACACCTACAGATTTATTAGGAATTACAAATGCAAATGAAGTCCTTGCCGTAGATTATTATCAACAAGCAAATCGTGTTGCTGCTGTGCTTGCAACAGACACTCAAAATGGAGTTTATGATCATTCTAAAGCCATTTGTGACCGATTGAATAATTCTACATTAGATGATGTAAGAACGGTAACTGCGAGAGGTCACCAGCTCTTAACTTCTACAATCATACGCGATAATGGATCTATAGAATATTCTGTAAGCTTTTCAATTAAATTAGGAGCAGTAGAAAATGATTTATACAGTTACTGGAGTATTGACCGTTATCCAGCAGGAGATTATAACAATTATCAAATTTGGGGTAGTTCTTATGCTCAAGTATTTCATATAGTGAATCATATATTAGATACTTACACAGCACAGAAAACGTTGAACAGTCTAACTTTAAATAATCTAGTTCCTCCAGTTTTTGTGCGTAATGGGTATTATGAAAATGGTAAGTTACACCTTGAGATTAATAATTTAAACAGGCTTTCTTCAGTCTTACTAGATGCAAATTTGAAACAAACTGAAGTAGCTGGTCTCATTCCTTATTCTAACTCCATAAGTTTAACTGGCGATTATATTCAAACCGTAGAAGTAAACACCGGTGGGATATTTGATGCAGGTGTTTCCCTTTCAACTGGACCGAATGAACAAATTGATGCCTTGTATCTGGCAGATGGTCCTTGGGGAACTGATTATATAGATGGAGAAGTTATGGTCAACAGTTTTGACATCACCTCTACAAGTTCTTTTCCTGCTAATGATACCTATTATGTAGAAAGAAATCCAACGATTCAAGGTAACATTAAAGAAACGCTCAACCTGTTTAGACATTTAAAAGCAGGTGATCAATTAGTTGACGTATCAGATTATGACCAGATGTCTTTTGAAGTTAGTAACTCGTTACCTATAGAGATTGTTCTGATTACTGATGAGGCCATAGCTTGGTCAGCTCGTTACCGCTATACGATTCCAGCGCATGCAATGCCTGCAAATGTTACCATTGATTTTGATGATTTTATCAATCCTGCTGGTATTTCTAGCGCTAGCGATCACTTTAGGTCCATAGTGTTTTCTATGAGTGGCGATTACAATACATTTCAGCCTTTTGATTTGAGCATCAATGATTTGAAATTTCAATTGAATAGTACTTTGAGTGTAGATAATGCAAGCTCAATAAATCAAGCAGCAGTAAGTAATTATCCTAACCCTTTTGTGAATACAACTACTTTTCAGTTAGCTAAAGAAAGCGAAAAAATTACCCTAACGCTCTTTGATCTATCAGGTAGAGTAGTAGATGTTCAGAATATGACTACCGAGCAAGGAAACCTTACTGCGAGATATTCACAAGCTTCGTTACGACCAGGAATTTATGTTTATAGAATTACAGATGATGGAAATCAAAGTTATTCAGGTAAGATCGTTAAAGAATAA
- a CDS encoding sensor histidine kinase, with protein sequence MNPLLKRQIRKYFPDDLKDREDMHSFFKAVSASYDNLDDQFKMTQRAMKISSDELFEANKALREETKQQRYLLLKLQSVINAVKPFENNKKGGTEIKLTDKKNLANYISEQAEQLIKVNKDQEKLLEELALQNQELNDYAHIVSHDLKSPLRSIEALVSWIKEDYEEVLGDEGKTHLSLIVSHLEKMDSLISGILEYSSIDKEIRTEHELDLNTLVRENIKLLHIPDHVKIVVHLLPTIKGDPVKLQQVFQNLIDNAVKNMDKPNGRIDIISRDLESKYQFEIKDNGKGIEPAYFDKIFQVFQKLENDSSSTGIGLSIVKKIIMFYKGEIWIESLPGVGTSIFFTLPKS encoded by the coding sequence ATGAATCCACTTTTAAAGAGGCAAATCCGCAAGTATTTTCCAGACGATCTTAAAGATCGAGAAGACATGCATTCTTTTTTTAAAGCGGTTTCTGCGTCTTATGATAATCTTGATGATCAGTTTAAAATGACGCAAAGGGCTATGAAAATAAGCTCAGATGAACTTTTTGAGGCAAATAAAGCTCTGAGAGAAGAGACTAAACAACAACGTTATTTGTTACTCAAATTACAATCGGTTATTAATGCAGTAAAGCCGTTTGAAAATAATAAGAAAGGCGGCACTGAAATCAAGCTTACCGATAAGAAAAACTTAGCTAACTATATAAGTGAGCAGGCAGAGCAATTGATTAAAGTAAACAAAGATCAAGAAAAGCTGCTAGAAGAACTAGCTCTTCAAAATCAGGAGCTTAATGATTATGCTCATATTGTTTCACATGACTTGAAATCGCCATTAAGAAGTATAGAGGCTCTGGTGAGTTGGATCAAAGAGGATTATGAAGAAGTTCTAGGTGATGAAGGTAAAACGCATTTGTCCTTAATCGTCTCACATTTGGAAAAAATGGATTCCTTAATTTCTGGGATTTTAGAATATTCTTCGATAGATAAGGAGATAAGAACAGAGCATGAGCTAGATTTAAACACATTGGTTCGTGAAAATATAAAATTACTTCACATACCGGATCATGTAAAAATAGTAGTGCATTTACTTCCTACCATTAAAGGAGATCCAGTCAAATTGCAACAGGTTTTTCAAAACCTAATAGACAACGCAGTCAAAAATATGGATAAACCTAATGGCCGCATTGATATTATATCAAGAGATCTAGAATCAAAGTATCAGTTTGAAATAAAAGATAATGGTAAAGGCATTGAACCTGCTTATTTTGATAAAATTTTTCAAGTTTTTCAAAAACTTGAGAACGACTCTAGCAGTACAGGAATCGGACTCTCCATTGTAAAGAAAATTATCATGTTTTATAAAGGAGAAATTTGGATTGAAAGTCTTCCTGGCGTTGGAACTTCCATATTTTTTACATTACCTAAATCCTAG
- the trhA gene encoding PAQR family membrane homeostasis protein TrhA, translating to MARAQTVVEETWNVITHGLGFLLFAAISIALFINADLSKDYMIVGLVVYCLSQLILYCASTTYHRAKEGTLKFKLRKLDHISIYGSIAGTYTPICLITLEQSSGWYILAAVWGIAVFGIIWKLFFTGKFEAFSSILYLVMGWLIVFDLTNLIAAFTELQMNLLIAGGIFFTVGIVFYVWNKLYFNHVIWHLFVLGGSISHAAMVWYVVV from the coding sequence ATGGCTAGAGCGCAAACAGTCGTAGAGGAGACGTGGAACGTAATTACACATGGATTAGGATTCTTGCTATTTGCTGCCATATCTATTGCACTATTTATTAATGCAGATTTATCTAAGGATTACATGATAGTAGGTTTAGTAGTCTACTGTTTATCTCAATTAATTCTTTATTGTGCGTCTACTACTTATCATAGGGCAAAAGAAGGCACCTTAAAGTTTAAGTTGCGCAAACTTGATCATATTTCTATTTACGGTTCGATAGCAGGAACTTATACGCCTATATGTTTAATAACCCTAGAACAAAGTAGTGGTTGGTATATACTTGCCGCAGTTTGGGGTATTGCTGTATTTGGAATTATTTGGAAATTATTTTTCACAGGGAAATTTGAAGCTTTTTCAAGTATCCTTTATCTAGTGATGGGATGGTTGATCGTTTTTGATTTGACTAATCTTATCGCTGCTTTCACAGAATTGCAAATGAATTTGCTTATTGCAGGTGGAATTTTTTTTACTGTAGGAATTGTTTTTTACGTCTGGAACAAACTTTATTTTAATCATGTGATCTGGCACTTGTTCGTTTTAGGCGGCAGTATTAGTCATGCTGCGATGGTCTGGTACGTAGTAGTTTGA
- a CDS encoding heme NO-binding domain-containing protein: MKGIVFTEFLDLVEDKFGFEMVDTIINNSNLPSNGSYTAVGTYSFSEMLSLLTNLNKETGIAIEDLLLLYGEHFFSVVERSYSSFLTQYKDPIEMISSIENHIHVEVRKIYPDAELPSFTVVDKTDTTLVMIYKSSRAMSSFGKGLMNKTFEYFNTNATILVENIKENGTEVKFSIATHG; encoded by the coding sequence ATGAAAGGAATAGTCTTTACAGAGTTTTTAGATTTAGTAGAAGATAAATTCGGTTTTGAAATGGTAGATACCATAATCAATAATTCTAATCTACCATCTAATGGCTCTTATACAGCGGTAGGAACTTACAGTTTTTCTGAAATGTTAAGTTTACTTACTAATTTAAACAAAGAAACAGGAATAGCGATTGAGGATCTGCTGCTCCTTTACGGCGAGCATTTTTTTAGTGTCGTAGAGAGAAGTTACTCCTCCTTTTTAACTCAATACAAAGATCCTATAGAAATGATATCTTCCATCGAAAATCATATTCATGTAGAAGTACGTAAAATCTATCCGGACGCAGAGTTACCGAGTTTCACTGTAGTAGATAAAACAGATACTACATTAGTAATGATCTATAAATCTAGTAGAGCCATGTCTTCTTTTGGAAAAGGGCTTATGAATAAGACTTTTGAATATTTCAATACTAATGCAACTATTTTAGTAGAAAATATTAAGGAAAACGGTACGGAGGTAAAATTCAGTATTGCCACACATGGATAA
- a CDS encoding Hpt domain-containing protein, translating to MEQPNLDYINEIAGGDPTFVDKLLDVVKKELPEEIQLYEKNFNDSAFAKAAENVHKLKHKLGILGLSQGYELAIAYEEELRNGKSTLKKKFDSLLDSCNRFISDL from the coding sequence ATGGAACAACCTAATCTAGATTATATTAATGAAATTGCTGGTGGAGATCCTACGTTTGTCGATAAATTACTCGACGTTGTAAAAAAGGAATTACCAGAAGAGATACAGTTGTACGAGAAGAATTTTAATGATTCCGCTTTCGCGAAAGCGGCAGAAAACGTACACAAATTAAAGCACAAACTAGGAATATTAGGACTATCTCAAGGATATGAGCTCGCCATAGCTTATGAAGAAGAATTGCGTAACGGTAAAAGTACGCTCAAAAAAAAATTTGACTCCTTACTTGATTCCTGTAATCGTTTTATAAGTGATTTATAA
- a CDS encoding FIST signal transduction protein, with protein MKTVQLQKRAGGEWHYLGKKQHLNTPLVLIFGNRFLLEDESLFNEVRGMFPEGNLVFGSSCGELVGSSVNDKHITVTAIEFERATYEVQRYNVHDTKEDSEKAGREAVKQLTQEGLKHVFVISEGSFVNGSDLTKGMQEHLPKVLITGGLCGDDDRFEKTLASFNETPKEGEIIVIGFYGESLEASFSIYGGWTPFGPERLVTKSDGNILYEIDGKPALDLYKTYLGDKAKELPGSALIYPLNVKSQENKQSFVRTILNIDEEKNAMILAGDVPVNSTVQLMMTNMDSIAAASETAAIRAMEGRIEPPHLALLISCIGRKLVLDQRIEEEIEEVRGIIGNETIIAGMYSYGEIAPFYGERSCKLHNQTMTITLISE; from the coding sequence ATGAAGACAGTACAGCTACAAAAACGAGCAGGTGGAGAATGGCACTACTTAGGAAAGAAACAACATCTAAATACTCCTTTAGTATTGATCTTTGGTAACCGTTTTTTATTAGAAGATGAGAGTCTTTTTAATGAGGTTCGAGGTATGTTTCCAGAAGGGAATTTGGTTTTTGGATCTTCTTGTGGTGAACTAGTTGGCAGTTCAGTAAATGATAAACATATAACAGTTACTGCAATAGAATTTGAACGAGCTACTTATGAAGTACAACGATATAATGTACACGATACAAAAGAAGATAGTGAGAAAGCAGGTCGAGAAGCTGTAAAACAGCTAACTCAAGAGGGATTGAAACACGTATTTGTAATTTCTGAAGGAAGTTTTGTAAATGGCTCAGATTTGACCAAAGGAATGCAAGAACACCTTCCTAAGGTTCTTATAACTGGAGGATTATGTGGAGATGATGATCGTTTTGAGAAAACTTTAGCTTCATTCAATGAAACGCCTAAGGAAGGAGAGATCATTGTTATAGGATTTTATGGAGAAAGTTTAGAAGCTTCTTTTTCTATTTACGGTGGCTGGACGCCTTTTGGTCCTGAAAGATTAGTAACAAAATCAGATGGTAATATATTATACGAAATTGATGGAAAACCAGCTTTAGATTTGTACAAAACATACTTAGGTGATAAAGCAAAGGAACTACCAGGATCTGCTTTGATATATCCTTTAAATGTTAAGAGTCAGGAGAATAAACAATCCTTTGTTCGCACAATTCTAAATATAGACGAAGAAAAAAATGCTATGATTCTTGCAGGCGATGTGCCTGTTAATTCTACTGTGCAACTTATGATGACAAACATGGATAGTATCGCGGCGGCTTCAGAAACTGCAGCCATAAGAGCAATGGAAGGACGTATAGAGCCACCACATCTGGCCTTACTTATAAGTTGTATAGGACGTAAATTAGTTCTAGATCAGAGAATTGAAGAAGAAATAGAAGAAGTAAGAGGCATAATAGGAAATGAAACGATAATTGCTGGAATGTATTCTTATGGAGAAATAGCTCCTTTTTATGGAGAACGCAGTTGTAAATTACACAATCAGACCATGACTATAACTTTAATAAGTGAATAA
- a CDS encoding PAS domain-containing sensor histidine kinase: MDNDKIKIYERALAREKAARKEAERILEEKSKELYLKSQELKVSNEKLEELLLTKTSELKGVFGNIVDAYVVMDLNGVVIRMNNAAQDLLGYSTDTKLNLFSLVLPEEQVKVLTSFKEFSENGSITDFQVKIKVASGAVRLVHINASIIFNGKNQPVAAQGIVRDITEENAAQKLLLESQNRLSTLISHLHSAVLLEDENRNVVVTNQRFCQFFKIPVSPEQMVGVNCANAAEQSKSLFKNPEEFVERINHLTDEKKQVLSDELYLVDGRVLERDFIPIYENDEYRGHLWTYRDVTLRRKYRESIEAERQKYSNIIANMNLGLIEVDNEDNIIMVNQSLEQMSGYSSEELIGRRGKDVLLVKDDLKILEKENSKRIEGLSNSYEVKIKAKDGSIKYWLISGAPNYSINGQVIGSIGIHLDITQLKSLELQKENLLKKLENSNEELQEYAHVVSHDLKSPLRSISALMSWIKDDNEGKLSSETLENFKMIDATLEKMEQLISDVLEYSSIISNKETVSEVDLNKVMDDIVTLLHFPEHIDFNVKKTLPTLKVDRVKIQQLFQNLISNAISYCDKEQGIIEVNFEENLNEYKFSVRDNGIGIDKEYHDKIFQIFQSLNKRENSTGIGLSIVKKIVDLYNGKIWLDSKVGEGTTFYFTIEK; encoded by the coding sequence ATGGATAATGATAAAATCAAAATTTACGAACGAGCACTTGCGCGAGAGAAAGCTGCAAGGAAAGAAGCCGAACGTATACTTGAAGAAAAATCTAAAGAACTCTATTTAAAATCTCAAGAGTTAAAGGTTTCCAATGAAAAATTAGAAGAGTTATTACTAACTAAAACATCTGAGCTTAAAGGTGTTTTTGGGAACATAGTAGACGCTTATGTAGTAATGGATCTAAACGGTGTTGTCATAAGGATGAACAATGCCGCACAAGATTTATTAGGTTATTCCACAGATACAAAGTTGAATTTATTTTCTCTCGTCCTACCTGAGGAACAAGTTAAAGTTCTTACCAGTTTTAAAGAGTTTTCTGAAAATGGGTCAATAACAGATTTTCAAGTCAAAATAAAAGTAGCTAGTGGCGCGGTAAGGCTTGTTCATATCAATGCCAGTATTATTTTTAATGGCAAGAATCAGCCAGTTGCAGCACAAGGTATAGTCAGAGATATCACAGAAGAAAATGCCGCTCAGAAGCTATTGCTTGAATCTCAAAACAGACTTTCTACCCTTATCAGCCATCTTCATAGTGCAGTTCTATTAGAAGATGAAAATCGTAACGTGGTAGTTACTAATCAAAGATTTTGTCAATTTTTTAAAATTCCTGTTTCACCTGAACAAATGGTAGGTGTTAATTGTGCAAATGCAGCTGAGCAAAGCAAAAGTCTTTTCAAGAACCCTGAAGAATTTGTAGAAAGAATTAACCATTTGACCGATGAAAAAAAACAAGTTTTATCAGATGAACTTTACTTAGTTGACGGTAGAGTGTTAGAACGCGATTTCATTCCTATTTATGAAAACGATGAATACCGTGGTCATTTGTGGACTTATCGAGATGTGACTCTCAGGAGAAAATACCGTGAAAGTATTGAAGCAGAGCGTCAAAAATATAGCAACATTATCGCAAACATGAACTTGGGTCTCATTGAGGTGGATAATGAGGACAACATTATTATGGTCAACCAGAGTCTAGAACAAATGTCTGGATATTCTAGCGAGGAGTTAATAGGTCGCAGAGGTAAGGATGTTCTACTAGTAAAGGATGACCTTAAAATATTAGAAAAAGAAAATAGCAAACGTATAGAGGGATTGTCAAACTCCTATGAAGTAAAGATCAAAGCCAAGGACGGTTCAATTAAATATTGGCTTATTAGTGGGGCACCTAATTATAGTATTAACGGTCAGGTAATTGGTTCCATCGGAATCCACTTAGATATTACTCAACTTAAAAGTCTCGAGCTTCAAAAGGAAAATCTGCTGAAAAAACTTGAGAATAGTAACGAAGAGTTGCAAGAATATGCACATGTAGTTTCTCATGATTTAAAATCCCCTTTGCGCAGTATAAGTGCGTTAATGAGCTGGATAAAGGATGACAATGAAGGTAAATTATCTTCCGAAACTTTAGAGAATTTTAAAATGATAGACGCGACCTTAGAAAAAATGGAGCAGCTCATCTCTGATGTTTTAGAATATTCTAGCATAATAAGTAACAAGGAAACTGTTTCTGAAGTTGATTTAAATAAGGTAATGGATGATATCGTAACCTTACTTCATTTTCCAGAACACATTGATTTTAACGTAAAAAAAACATTACCCACTTTAAAAGTAGATCGAGTAAAAATTCAACAATTATTTCAAAACTTGATAAGCAATGCTATTTCCTATTGCGATAAAGAACAAGGAATTATCGAGGTTAATTTTGAAGAAAATTTGAATGAATACAAATTCTCTGTAAGGGACAATGGTATTGGAATCGATAAGGAGTACCATGATAAAATATTTCAAATATTTCAATCATTAAATAAAAGAGAGAACTCTACAGGTATAGGTCTATCAATCGTCAAAAAGATTGTTGATTTATATAATGGTAAAATCTGGTTAGATAGTAAAGTAGGAGAAGGAACAACGTTTTATTTTACCATAGAAAAATAA
- a CDS encoding NAD(P)H-dependent flavin oxidoreductase produces the protein MPQNKITELFNIKYPIIQGGMIWASGRKLVTAVSNAGGLGLIGAGSMYPEVLREHIQKTKAGTDKPYGVNVPLLYTDLEEILQIIIEEKVPIVFTSAGNPKTYTKRLKEAGITVVHVVSSVKFAVKSQEAGVDAVVAEGFEAGGHNGREESTTLTLIPQVAKAIDIPLIAAGGIATGRAMLAAMTLGADGVQVGSRFVATNEASSHINFKKAVIEAGEGATHLTLKELAPVRMLRNKFWDQVQELYRTAPSPEDLKTLLGRARAKKGMFEGDLNDGELEIGQVSGLIDDIIPAAQVVEDMVKEFELARIELFNLSLHG, from the coding sequence ATGCCTCAAAATAAAATCACCGAACTTTTTAACATCAAATATCCAATCATTCAAGGAGGAATGATTTGGGCAAGTGGTCGTAAATTAGTGACCGCAGTAAGTAATGCTGGTGGCTTAGGTTTAATAGGAGCAGGATCTATGTATCCAGAGGTGTTGAGAGAACATATTCAGAAAACCAAAGCTGGAACAGATAAACCTTACGGAGTGAACGTACCATTATTGTATACTGATCTGGAGGAGATACTTCAAATCATAATAGAAGAAAAAGTTCCTATTGTCTTTACCAGTGCGGGAAACCCTAAAACTTATACTAAAAGATTAAAAGAAGCAGGAATTACGGTTGTGCATGTAGTGAGCTCTGTAAAATTTGCAGTAAAATCACAAGAGGCTGGAGTAGATGCTGTGGTCGCTGAAGGTTTTGAAGCTGGTGGACATAACGGTAGAGAAGAATCAACTACATTGACTTTAATCCCTCAGGTAGCAAAAGCAATTGATATCCCATTAATAGCGGCTGGAGGAATTGCAACTGGTCGTGCTATGCTAGCCGCTATGACTCTCGGAGCAGATGGTGTGCAAGTAGGAAGCCGTTTTGTGGCAACTAACGAAGCAAGTAGTCATATTAACTTTAAAAAGGCTGTTATCGAGGCTGGAGAAGGTGCAACTCATTTGACTTTAAAAGAACTTGCACCAGTAAGAATGCTGCGTAATAAATTTTGGGATCAAGTTCAAGAGTTATATAGGACAGCACCTTCACCAGAAGACCTAAAAACTTTATTGGGAAGAGCAAGAGCCAAAAAAGGTATGTTTGAAGGAGATTTAAACGATGGCGAACTAGAAATAGGTCAGGTTTCTGGATTAATTGATGATATTATTCCTGCGGCACAAGTTGTCGAAGATATGGTGAAAGAATTCGAACTGGCAAGAATAGAGTTATTTAACCTTTCGTTACATGGCTAG